Proteins from one Clupea harengus chromosome 17, Ch_v2.0.2, whole genome shotgun sequence genomic window:
- the top1mt gene encoding DNA topoisomerase I, mitochondrial isoform X1: MRLEDSGNGLKRTTSDPERDTDRKKTKKSHLNGTTELNGGSNDMESKSKNNKEDNGWKKNEKKGINSGQEFTIKKEKDGSYKKSIKGLSDSSVKNCIKEEWAKDSSGAEKNIPMKEENEVGNKILDKDHHHTSHPDKKRHKDHKSERGKDKKDKKKEKLLNGTLQEKSSRNEKRKHHKVDDEEPKKKKVSKGGREDKGRTGKNSEEEKKKDENSKWKWWEEGNNSNDGQKWQTLEHRGPLFPPEYEPLPNNVSFYYGGEPMKLSLAAEEVATFYAKMLEHEYTSKEAFQKNFFTDWKEVMSDDDRKTIKKLSKCDFSELHKYFVNKSEEKKNMSKQEKQALKEEGSRLTEEYGYCLLDGHREKIGNFRVEPPGLFRGRGEHPKMGKLKKRIHSVDVIINCSKDSKIPAPPSGKKWKRVQHDNTVTWLASWVENVQKHTKYIMLNPSSKLKGEKDWQKYEVARSLKLEVDSIRHQYQQDWSSREMKTRQRGVALYFIDKLALRAGNEKEDDTADTVGCCSLRVEHISLHESLDGQEWVVEFDFLGKDSIRYYNKVPVEKRVFKSLKIFMENKDPEDDLFDRISTTYLNKKLNEYMTGLSAKVFRTFNASTTLQDQLSKLTKEDMTVEEKILSYNRANRAVAILCNHQRAAPKTFEKSMQLLQEKIQKKKEQIEQAKKELKKAKKAHKEHPSDRSKKLVEQKENAVRRLEEQLKKLELQVTDREENKVIALGTSKLNYLDPRISVAWCKKYNVPIEKIYNKTQREKFAWAIDMTDADFQF, encoded by the exons ATGCGACTGGAGGACAGTGGAAACGGACTGAAGAGGACTACTTCGGATCCAGAGAGGGATACCGACAG GAAGAAGACAAAGAAATCCCATTTGAATGGAACTACTGAATTAAATGGGGGCTCTAATGACATGGAATCT AAATCAAAAAATAATAAAGAAGACAATGGctggaagaaaaatgaaaagaaaggcATCAACTCAGGGCAGGAGTTCACAATCAAGAA agagaaagatggatccTACAAGAAAAGCATCAAAGGCTTATCTGACTCATCTGTTAAAAACTGTATCAAAGAG GAGTGGGCTAAGGATTCAAGTGGTGCAGAGAAGAATATTCCCATGAAAGAAGAGAATGAGGTTGGGAACAAGATCTTGGATAAAGACCACCATCACACAAGCCACCCTGACAAGAAACGGCACAAAGATCAcaaaagtgagagaggaaaagacaaaaaagacaagaaaaaggaGAAACTTCTCAATGGCACTCTGCAAGAAAAATCTTCTCGCAATGAGAAAAGGAAGCATCATAAGGTTGATGATGAGGAACCAAAAAAGAAGAAGGTGagcaaaggagggagagaagataaGGGGAGAACAGGAAAGAATtcggaggaggagaaaaagaaagatgagaACAGCAAGTGgaaatg GTGGGAAGAAGGCAATAACTCCAATGATGGCCAAAAGTGGCAAACCCTGGAGCATAGAGGACCTTTATTTCCACCAGAATATGAGCCATTGCCTAATAACGTGTCCTTCTATTATGGAG GAGAACCAATGAAGCTTAGTTTGGCTGCAGAGGAGGTAGCAACTTTCTATGCCAAGATGCTGGAACATGAGTATACTTCAAAGGAAGCTTTTCAGAAGAACTTCTTTACTGACTGGAAAGAG GTGATGTCAGATGACGACAGGAAGACCATCAAAAAACTATCCAAGTGTGACTTCAGTGAGCTCCACAAATACTTCGTCAACAAatcagaggagaaaaagaatatGAGCAAGCAGGaaaaacaa GCACTGAAAGAGGAAGGTAGCAGGCTAACGGAGGAATATGGGTACTGTCTCTTGGATGGTCACCGTGAAAAAATTGGGAACTTCCGCGTGGAGCCGCCTGGGTTGTTCCGTGGCCGCGGGGAACATCCCAAAATGGGCAAGCTGAAAAAGAGGATCCATTCTGTAGACGTTATCATCAATTGCAGCAA GGACTCCAAGATCCCTGCCCCTCCTTCAGGGAAGAAGTGGAAGAGAGTGCAGCATGACAACACCGTCACCTGGCTGGCCTCCTGGGTGGAGAATGTTCAGAAGCACACCAAGTACATCATGCTGAATCCCAGCTCCAAACTCAAG GGGGAGAAGGACTGGCAGAAGTACGAGGTGGCCCGGAGCCTGAAGCTGGAGGTGGACTCCATCCGGCACCAGTACCAGCAGGACTGGAGCTCTCGAGAGATGAAGACCCGCCAGAGGGGCGTTGCACTCTACTTCATAGATAAG cTGGCCCTGCGAGCTGGGAATGAGAAGGAGGACGATACGGCTGACACGGTGGGCTGCTGCTCCCTGCGTGTGGAGCACATCAGCCTGCACGAGAGCCTGGATGGCCAGGAGTGGGTGGTGGAGTTTGACTTCCTGGGCAAGGACTCCATCCGCTATTACAACAAAGTGCCCGTGGAGAAGAGA gtTTTCAAAAGCTTGAAAATATTTATGGAAAACAAGGACCCTGAGGATGACCTTTTTGACAGAATCTCT ACGACCTACCTCAACAAGAAGCTGAACGAGTACATGACAGGTCTGTCGGCCAAAGTCTTCCGAACTTTCAACGCCTCCACCACTCTACAGGACCAACTCAGCAAGCTGACCAAAG AGGACATGACTGTGGAGGAGAAAATCCTGTCCTACAACAGGGCTAACAGAGCCGTAGCTATCCTGTGCAACCACCAGAGGGCAGCACCCAAGACCTTTGAGAAATCCATGCAGCTCTTACAAGAGAAG ATTCAGAAGAAGAAGGAGCAGATAGAGCAAGCCAAGAAGGAGTTGAAGAAAGCCAAGAAGGCCCACAAAGAGCACCCCTCTGACAGATCCAAAAA ACTGGTAGAACAGAAGGAGAATGCTGTGCGGAGGCTGGAGGAACAGTTGAAGAAGCTGGAGCTTCAGGTGACGGACCGAGAGGAGAACAAGGTCATTGCCTTAGGCACGTCCAAGCTCAACTACCTTGACCCCAGGATCTCCGTCGCCTG GTGCAAAAAATACAATGTCCCCATTGAGAAGATATATAACAAAACCCAGAGGGAGAAGTTTGCCTGGGCCATTGACATGACTGATGCGGATTTCCAGTTCTAG
- the top1mt gene encoding DNA topoisomerase I, mitochondrial isoform X2, with translation MNRFGYAVCQFVYGSLRFSRGISLDSHLSNARVANSPFRNLRWEEGNNSNDGQKWQTLEHRGPLFPPEYEPLPNNVSFYYGGEPMKLSLAAEEVATFYAKMLEHEYTSKEAFQKNFFTDWKEVMSDDDRKTIKKLSKCDFSELHKYFVNKSEEKKNMSKQEKQALKEEGSRLTEEYGYCLLDGHREKIGNFRVEPPGLFRGRGEHPKMGKLKKRIHSVDVIINCSKDSKIPAPPSGKKWKRVQHDNTVTWLASWVENVQKHTKYIMLNPSSKLKGEKDWQKYEVARSLKLEVDSIRHQYQQDWSSREMKTRQRGVALYFIDKLALRAGNEKEDDTADTVGCCSLRVEHISLHESLDGQEWVVEFDFLGKDSIRYYNKVPVEKRVFKSLKIFMENKDPEDDLFDRISTTYLNKKLNEYMTGLSAKVFRTFNASTTLQDQLSKLTKEDMTVEEKILSYNRANRAVAILCNHQRAAPKTFEKSMQLLQEKIQKKKEQIEQAKKELKKAKKAHKEHPSDRSKKLVEQKENAVRRLEEQLKKLELQVTDREENKVIALGTSKLNYLDPRISVAWCKKYNVPIEKIYNKTQREKFAWAIDMTDADFQF, from the exons ATGAATAGATTTGGTTATGCCGTCTGCCAATTTGTATACGGGTCACTGAGGTTTAGTCGAGGCATTTCTCTCGATTCACATTTAAGCAATGCTCGCGTGGCTAACAGTCCCTTCAGAAATCTAAG GTGGGAAGAAGGCAATAACTCCAATGATGGCCAAAAGTGGCAAACCCTGGAGCATAGAGGACCTTTATTTCCACCAGAATATGAGCCATTGCCTAATAACGTGTCCTTCTATTATGGAG GAGAACCAATGAAGCTTAGTTTGGCTGCAGAGGAGGTAGCAACTTTCTATGCCAAGATGCTGGAACATGAGTATACTTCAAAGGAAGCTTTTCAGAAGAACTTCTTTACTGACTGGAAAGAG GTGATGTCAGATGACGACAGGAAGACCATCAAAAAACTATCCAAGTGTGACTTCAGTGAGCTCCACAAATACTTCGTCAACAAatcagaggagaaaaagaatatGAGCAAGCAGGaaaaacaa GCACTGAAAGAGGAAGGTAGCAGGCTAACGGAGGAATATGGGTACTGTCTCTTGGATGGTCACCGTGAAAAAATTGGGAACTTCCGCGTGGAGCCGCCTGGGTTGTTCCGTGGCCGCGGGGAACATCCCAAAATGGGCAAGCTGAAAAAGAGGATCCATTCTGTAGACGTTATCATCAATTGCAGCAA GGACTCCAAGATCCCTGCCCCTCCTTCAGGGAAGAAGTGGAAGAGAGTGCAGCATGACAACACCGTCACCTGGCTGGCCTCCTGGGTGGAGAATGTTCAGAAGCACACCAAGTACATCATGCTGAATCCCAGCTCCAAACTCAAG GGGGAGAAGGACTGGCAGAAGTACGAGGTGGCCCGGAGCCTGAAGCTGGAGGTGGACTCCATCCGGCACCAGTACCAGCAGGACTGGAGCTCTCGAGAGATGAAGACCCGCCAGAGGGGCGTTGCACTCTACTTCATAGATAAG cTGGCCCTGCGAGCTGGGAATGAGAAGGAGGACGATACGGCTGACACGGTGGGCTGCTGCTCCCTGCGTGTGGAGCACATCAGCCTGCACGAGAGCCTGGATGGCCAGGAGTGGGTGGTGGAGTTTGACTTCCTGGGCAAGGACTCCATCCGCTATTACAACAAAGTGCCCGTGGAGAAGAGA gtTTTCAAAAGCTTGAAAATATTTATGGAAAACAAGGACCCTGAGGATGACCTTTTTGACAGAATCTCT ACGACCTACCTCAACAAGAAGCTGAACGAGTACATGACAGGTCTGTCGGCCAAAGTCTTCCGAACTTTCAACGCCTCCACCACTCTACAGGACCAACTCAGCAAGCTGACCAAAG AGGACATGACTGTGGAGGAGAAAATCCTGTCCTACAACAGGGCTAACAGAGCCGTAGCTATCCTGTGCAACCACCAGAGGGCAGCACCCAAGACCTTTGAGAAATCCATGCAGCTCTTACAAGAGAAG ATTCAGAAGAAGAAGGAGCAGATAGAGCAAGCCAAGAAGGAGTTGAAGAAAGCCAAGAAGGCCCACAAAGAGCACCCCTCTGACAGATCCAAAAA ACTGGTAGAACAGAAGGAGAATGCTGTGCGGAGGCTGGAGGAACAGTTGAAGAAGCTGGAGCTTCAGGTGACGGACCGAGAGGAGAACAAGGTCATTGCCTTAGGCACGTCCAAGCTCAACTACCTTGACCCCAGGATCTCCGTCGCCTG GTGCAAAAAATACAATGTCCCCATTGAGAAGATATATAACAAAACCCAGAGGGAGAAGTTTGCCTGGGCCATTGACATGACTGATGCGGATTTCCAGTTCTAG
- the zbtb14 gene encoding zinc finger and BTB domain-containing protein 14 produces the protein MSETVKYIDDEHKTIFLKILNEQRLEGEHCDIAVVVEDVKFRAHRCVLAACSNYFKKLFKKHEVDNSSVIEIDFIRSDIFEEVLNYMYTAKISVKKKDVNLMMSSGQILGIRFLDKLCSQKRDLSTEEKTDQRNAKYPYDIVKIGMPTDDSHLPTNSGVQVLGDHDDAAADDIVDDTHANHDLDKSPNSALRVQEAILKELANEEVHKVSCYDQDVEAMDTEPKDLAGHAAQTLGFADSMGEVKDEQAPGWTTAAADMKFEYLLYGHREHLGCQVCGKTFMDENRLRKHEKLHSADRPFICDICTKAFTTQAHLKEHLKIHTGFKPYRCEVCGKSFIRAPDLKKHERVHSNERPFGCQMCEKAFKHKSHLKDHERRHRGEKPFVCGSCTKAFAKASDLKRHENNMHSERKQLAPNPLQSETEQLQAAAMAAEAEQQLESIACS, from the coding sequence ATGTCGGAAACTGTGAAGTATATTGACGATGAACATAAGACCATCTTCCTGAAGATACTAAATGAGCAGAGATTAGAGGGAGAGCATTGTGACATTGCTGTGGTTGTTGAGGATGTTAAATTCAGGGCACACCGCTGTGTTTTAGCAGCCTGCAGCAATTACTTTAAAAAGCTGTTCAAGAAGCATGAAGTAGACAACTCCTCTGTAATAGAGATAGACTTCATCCGCTCTGACATCTTTGAAGAGGTGCTGAATTATATGTACACTGCGAAGATATctgtgaaaaagaaagatgtTAACTTAATGATGTCATCAGGTCAGATTCTTGGAATCCGCTTTTTGGATAAGCTTTGCTCGCAGAAACGGGACTTGTccacagaggaaaagacagaccAAAGAAATGCCAAATACCCATATGACATTGTCAAAATTGGAATGCCCACTGACGATTCTCACCTGCCAACAAACAGTGGTGTGCAGGTGCTAGGTGACCACGACGACGCTGCCGCTGACGACATAGTCGACGATACCCACGCCAATCACGACCTCGACAAATCACCCAACAGCGCTCTGAGAGTGCAGGAAGCCATCCTCAAAGAGCTAGCCAACGAGGAGGTCCACAAAGTGAGCTGCTACGACCAAGACGTTGAAGCCATGGACACGGAACCCAAAGACTTGGCAGGCCATGCTGCCCAGACTCTCGGCTTTGCTGACAGCATGGGAGAGGTGAAAGACGAACAAGCACCGGGCTGGACCACGGCAGCCGCCGACATGAAATTCGAGTACCTGCTGTACGGCCACAGGGAGCACCTGGGCTGCCAGGTGTGTGGAAAGACCTTCATGGACGAGAACAGGCTGAGGAAGCACGAGAAGCTGCACTCGGCTGACCGGCCGTTCATCTGCGACATCTGCACCAAGGCCTTCACCACCCAGGCCCACCTCAAGGAGCACTTGAAGATCCACACCGGCTTCAAGCCGTACCGCTGCGAGGTGTGTGGCAAGTCCTTTATCCGGGCACCAGACCTGAAGAAGCACGAGCGCGTGCACAGCAACGAGCGGCCCTTCGGCTGCCAGATGTGCGAGAAGGCCTTCAAGCACAAGTCGCACCTGAAGGACCACGAGCGGCGGCACCGCGGTGAGAAGCCGTTCGTCTGTGGCTCGTGCACCAAGGCCTTCGCCAAGGCCTCGGACCTGAAGAGGCATGAGAACAACATGCACAGCGAGCGCAAGCAGCTTGCACCCAACCCACTACAGAGCGAGACTGAACAGCTGCAGGCAGCCGCTATGGCTGCAGAGGCCGAGCAACAACTGGAATCCATCGCATGTTCATAG